The Zalophus californianus isolate mZalCal1 chromosome X, mZalCal1.pri.v2, whole genome shotgun sequence genome window below encodes:
- the BGN gene encoding biglycan, giving the protein MRPLWFLASLLALSQALPFEQKAFWDFTLDDGLPMLNDEEASGAETTSGVPDLDSLTPTFSAMCPFGCHCHLRVVQCSDLGLKAVPKEISPDTTLLDLQNNDISELRRDDFKGLQHLYALVLVNNKISKIHEKAFSPLRKLQKLYISKNHLVEIPPNLPSSLVELRIHDNRIRKVPKGVFSGLRNMNCIEMGGNPLENSGFEPGAFDGLKLNYLRISEAKLTGIPKDLPETLNELHLDHNKIQAIELEDLLRYSKLYRLGLGHNQIRMIENGSLSFLPTLRELHLDNNKLSRVPSGLPDLKLLQVVYLHTNNITKVGVNDFCPVGFGVKRAYYNGISLFNNPVPYWEVQPATFRCVTDRLAIQFGNYKK; this is encoded by the exons ATGCGGCCCCTGTGGTTCCTCGCATCCCTGCTGGCCCTGAGCCAGGCTCTGCCCTTTGAGCAGAAGGCCTTCTGGGACTTTACCTTGGACGACGGGCTGCCCATGCTGAACGATGAGGAGGCTTCGGGTGCTGAGACAACTTCAGGGGTCCCGGACCTGGACTCCCTCACGCCCACCTTCAGCGCCATGTGTCCCTTTGGCTGCCACTGCCACCTGCGGGTTGTTCAGTGCTCCGACCTGG GTCTGAAGGCTGTTCCCAAGGAGATCTCACCCGACACGACGCTGCTGGACCTGCAGAACAATGACATCTCGGAGCTCCGCAGGGATGACTTCAAAGGCCTCCAGCACCTTTAT gctctcGTCCTGGTGAACAACAAGATCTCCAAGATCCACGAGAAGGCCTTCAGCCCCCTGCGGAAGCTGCAGAAGCTCTATATCTCCAAGAACCACCTGGTGGAGATCCCACCTAACCTGCCCAGCTCCCTGGTGGAGCTCCGCATCCATGACAACCGCATCCGCAAGGTGCCGAAGGGCGTGTTTAGCGGGCTGCGCAACATGAACTGCATCG AGATGGGTGGGAACCCCCtggaaaacagtggctttgagcCTGGAGCCTTCGATGGCCTGAAGCTCAACTACCTTCGCATCTCTGAGGCCAAGCTCACCGGCATCCCCAAAG ACCTCCCCGAGACCCTGAATGAACTCCATCTGGACCACAACAAAATCCAGGCCATCGAGCTGGAGGATCTGCTCCGTTACTCTAAGCTGTACAG GTTGGGCCTTGGCCACAACCAGATCCGCATGATCGAGAACGGGAGCCTAAGCTTCCTGCCCACCCTGCGGGAGCTGCACTTGGACAATAACAAGCTGTCCAGGGTGCCTTCTGGCCTTCCGGACCTCAAGCTCCTCCAG GTGGTCTATCTGCACACCAACAACATCACCAAGGTGGGCGTCAATGACTTCTGTCCCGTGGGCTTCGGGGTCAAGCGGGCGTACTACAACGGCATCAGCCTCTTCAATAACCCTGTGCCCTACTGGGAGGTGCAGCCGGCCACTTTCCGCTGCGTCACCGACCGCCTGGCCATCCAGTTTGGCAACTACAAAAAGTAG